A DNA window from Ensifer sp. WSM1721 contains the following coding sequences:
- a CDS encoding NADH-quinone oxidoreductase subunit B family protein, whose protein sequence is MGGVNDAIRDSVLFTTADSVISWSRRSALWPETFGIACCAIEMISAGCARYDLDRFGVVFRPSPRQSDVMIIAGTVTRKFAPVVRRLYDQMPEPRWVIAMGTCAISGGVYNTYAVVQGSETFVPVDVHVPGCPPRPEALMHGFLLLQEKIKRSRALAGTPLDRIAAS, encoded by the coding sequence ATGGGAGGAGTAAACGACGCGATCCGCGACAGCGTCCTATTCACCACCGCCGACAGTGTCATCAGTTGGAGCCGACGGTCGGCTTTGTGGCCGGAGACCTTCGGCATTGCCTGCTGCGCGATCGAGATGATCTCGGCCGGCTGCGCGCGCTATGATCTCGACCGGTTCGGCGTGGTGTTCCGCCCTTCGCCGAGACAGTCCGACGTGATGATCATCGCCGGCACCGTGACGCGGAAGTTCGCGCCCGTGGTGCGACGGCTCTATGACCAGATGCCGGAACCGCGCTGGGTGATCGCAATGGGCACCTGCGCCATTTCGGGCGGCGTCTATAACACCTATGCCGTGGTGCAGGGCTCGGAAACCTTCGTGCCGGTCGACGTGCATGTGCCCGGCTGTCCGCCGCGGCCCGAGGCGCTGATGCACGGCTTTCTCCTGCTTCAGGAGAAGATCAAGAGGTCCCGCGCGCTGGCCGGAACGCCTCTCGATCGGATTGCAGCGTCATGA
- a CDS encoding class I SAM-dependent methyltransferase, protein MPDRQYEEPSLAEIYDLTSGWSIDRDFYLALAGSSPRRILDLGCGTGLLCDAYAALGHDVTGVDPAKAMLDVAKRKPHGSEVEWIEASAQEFRSEKKFDLIIMTGNAFQVFLTDTDILATFATMRAHLADDGLIAFESRNPAIDWPVRWNRDFELRTDDTIIHQSRRVLKKEGDRIAFGTHYLFPDKKLVSYSELRCLTRSEIEDRLLRSGLKVQAVYGDWESGPFDGTTSEDMIFLVRSA, encoded by the coding sequence ATGCCTGATCGCCAATATGAAGAGCCCTCACTCGCCGAGATTTACGACCTCACCAGCGGCTGGTCGATCGACCGCGACTTTTATCTGGCCCTCGCCGGCAGCTCTCCTAGGCGGATTCTCGATCTCGGCTGCGGGACCGGGCTCCTATGCGATGCCTACGCCGCACTGGGTCACGACGTCACCGGCGTAGACCCGGCAAAGGCCATGCTCGACGTCGCCAAGCGCAAGCCGCATGGCTCCGAGGTTGAATGGATCGAGGCGAGCGCTCAAGAATTCCGATCGGAGAAGAAGTTCGACCTGATCATCATGACGGGCAACGCCTTTCAGGTCTTTCTGACCGACACCGACATTCTGGCGACGTTCGCGACCATGCGGGCGCACCTCGCCGACGATGGATTAATCGCCTTCGAGAGCCGAAACCCGGCCATTGACTGGCCGGTGAGATGGAACCGGGACTTTGAGCTCAGAACAGATGACACGATCATTCATCAGTCCCGCCGGGTGTTGAAGAAGGAGGGGGACCGTATCGCGTTCGGAACGCACTACCTGTTTCCCGACAAGAAGCTCGTTTCCTACAGTGAACTCCGTTGCCTGACACGATCGGAGATCGAGGACCGCCTGCTGCGAAGCGGCCTGAAGGTGCAGGCGGTTTACGGCGATTGGGAGTCGGGGCCATTTGACGGGACGACATCCGAGGACATGATCTTTCTCGTCAGATCGGCCTAA
- a CDS encoding NADH-quinone oxidoreductase subunit J, protein MDQGFFLLFATVSVITAVMVVVARNPVHSALALMACFLQISAIFVLLDAPLLAVIQIFVYVGAIMVLFLFVIMMIDVREAVLQRFLPGGNLPALVLLVVLGAEMFFLVFWSDRFSATQPVAVSGGDQIRALSTTLFADYLLPFEVASVILLAALVGAIVLARKESG, encoded by the coding sequence ATGGATCAGGGGTTCTTTCTTCTGTTCGCTACGGTGTCCGTGATCACCGCCGTGATGGTTGTCGTGGCGCGCAATCCGGTTCACAGCGCATTGGCGTTGATGGCGTGTTTCCTGCAGATCTCCGCAATCTTCGTCCTGCTCGACGCGCCGTTGCTCGCGGTCATCCAGATCTTCGTCTATGTCGGCGCGATCATGGTCCTCTTCCTGTTCGTGATCATGATGATCGACGTGCGCGAAGCGGTGTTGCAGCGGTTCCTGCCGGGCGGCAACTTGCCGGCTCTGGTGCTGCTGGTCGTGCTCGGGGCCGAGATGTTTTTTCTGGTGTTTTGGAGCGATCGCTTCTCGGCCACGCAACCCGTCGCCGTCAGCGGCGGGGATCAGATCAGGGCGCTCAGCACGACGCTTTTCGCCGACTATCTCCTGCCGTTTGAAGTCGCATCCGTCATCCTGCTCGCAGCCCTTGTCGGCGCCATCGTGCTGGCACGGAAGGAGTCCGGGTGA
- a CDS encoding NADH-quinone oxidoreductase subunit A, with the protein MTAMEFLPVLIMVAGIVLVAVATLFVSSLLRPSNPYRAKNMPYECGMDPAGEATGGRFRVPFFILAILLVVFDVEAMFLFPWAVVLKEIGLIGYIEMFVFMVLLLVGFAYAWLKGALEWEE; encoded by the coding sequence ATGACGGCAATGGAGTTCCTGCCGGTTCTTATCATGGTCGCCGGGATAGTCTTGGTGGCAGTGGCGACGCTTTTCGTCTCCTCGCTTCTGCGCCCGTCCAACCCTTATCGCGCGAAGAACATGCCCTATGAATGCGGCATGGACCCTGCGGGCGAGGCCACCGGCGGGCGCTTTCGAGTGCCGTTCTTCATTCTCGCGATCCTTTTGGTGGTCTTCGATGTCGAGGCGATGTTCCTCTTTCCCTGGGCCGTCGTGCTGAAAGAGATCGGGCTCATCGGCTATATCGAGATGTTCGTCTTCATGGTGCTGCTTCTCGTGGGTTTCGCCTACGCCTGGCTGAAGGGAGCGTTGGAATGGGAGGAGTAA
- a CDS encoding NADH-quinone oxidoreductase subunit N, with amino-acid sequence MTAAALFQSVLASLPEILVITGACILLILGEFVRKGQEHLLVWASVAVVVIAALATLLLAGEVRPAYTGMFVADRFAVFFKFVFYLATILTFLLSRKYADIEGIGRSEYYVLLLFTLSGMMIMASATDLLSIYVGLELMVLCTYVLTGFLRKERRSNEAALKYVILGAVSTGIFLYGVSLVYGLTGTTQLTGMAQAVTGDPLDPGLLLAVVFIVAGLVFKIGAVPFHMWVPDVYEGAPTTVTAFMSVGPKAAGFAVILRVFLNPLVAASDAWIVVAVIAVVTMALGSFVALVQDNFKRLLAYSSIAHAGFAILGVVAGGEDGIASVMFYLLIYAFMNLGIFAAVIMMRNGSSSGEVIDDYAGFAKPHPVLALLMLLYLFSLAGIPPTAGFFAKFYVLSALVERGFVALAVIAVLLSAVAAYFYIRVVMVIYMREPQRVFDPALTPSVRATLAFTAAGTIGIGLFPAWFLRLAQGSVFGG; translated from the coding sequence ATGACCGCCGCCGCACTTTTTCAGTCGGTGCTAGCGAGCCTGCCCGAGATCCTGGTGATCACTGGGGCCTGCATCCTGCTGATCCTCGGAGAGTTCGTGCGAAAGGGACAGGAACATCTCCTTGTCTGGGCTTCCGTCGCGGTCGTAGTGATTGCCGCCTTGGCGACGCTCCTGCTCGCGGGTGAGGTGCGGCCGGCCTATACGGGCATGTTCGTCGCCGACCGTTTCGCGGTCTTCTTCAAGTTCGTGTTTTACCTCGCCACCATCCTGACATTCCTCCTTTCGCGGAAATACGCCGACATCGAAGGGATCGGGAGGAGCGAATACTATGTGCTGCTGCTCTTTACGCTTTCCGGAATGATGATCATGGCCTCGGCGACCGATCTCCTGTCGATCTATGTGGGCCTCGAACTGATGGTGCTCTGCACCTATGTGCTGACCGGCTTCCTGCGCAAGGAACGGCGGTCGAACGAAGCGGCGCTGAAATATGTGATCCTCGGCGCGGTCTCGACCGGGATCTTCCTTTACGGCGTTTCGCTGGTCTATGGCCTCACCGGCACGACGCAACTCACCGGGATGGCTCAGGCGGTGACCGGCGATCCGCTCGATCCGGGGCTGCTGCTGGCCGTGGTCTTCATCGTCGCGGGGCTCGTCTTCAAGATCGGCGCGGTGCCGTTTCATATGTGGGTGCCGGACGTCTATGAAGGCGCGCCGACGACTGTCACCGCCTTCATGTCGGTGGGGCCCAAGGCGGCGGGGTTCGCGGTGATCCTCAGGGTTTTCTTGAACCCGCTGGTCGCCGCCTCGGACGCCTGGATCGTCGTCGCGGTCATTGCGGTGGTGACGATGGCGCTCGGCAGTTTCGTCGCACTGGTCCAGGATAATTTCAAGCGGCTGCTCGCCTATTCCAGCATCGCCCATGCCGGATTTGCCATTCTCGGCGTGGTGGCCGGCGGCGAGGACGGGATCGCCAGCGTGATGTTCTATCTGCTGATCTACGCCTTCATGAATCTCGGCATCTTCGCCGCCGTCATCATGATGCGGAACGGTAGTTCCTCGGGCGAGGTTATCGATGACTACGCCGGTTTCGCCAAGCCGCATCCGGTGCTCGCGCTTCTCATGCTGCTCTATCTGTTCTCGCTGGCCGGCATTCCGCCGACGGCCGGCTTCTTCGCCAAGTTCTATGTGCTCAGCGCGCTCGTCGAGCGGGGCTTCGTCGCGTTGGCGGTTATCGCAGTGCTCTTGAGCGCCGTCGCTGCCTATTTCTACATCCGCGTCGTCATGGTGATCTACATGCGCGAGCCGCAGCGGGTGTTCGACCCGGCGCTGACACCCTCGGTCCGTGCCACGCTCGCCTTCACCGCCGCCGGCACTATCGGCATCGGCCTGTTCCCGGCGTGGTTTCTGAGGCTTGCTCAAGGTTCGGTGTTTGGGGGTTAG
- a CDS encoding NADH-quinone oxidoreductase subunit M — MSVPLLSLIILLPVAGAAVLMFLRSEDAVRWTALGVTGLDLALSIVMLAGFDTTTHEMQFTEKRPWVPALGITYALGVDGVSALFVFLTALLGSTSVLASWTAIESKVKEFMISLLVMQALMLGVFCALDLFLFYVFWEAMLIPMYLIIGIWGGDGRIYAAFKFFLYTLAGSLLFLIGVIVLYFQGGETFDILALTAQDLPFPVQSWLFFAFLIAFAVKVPMVPVHTWLPDAHVQAPTAGSIILAGVLLKMGAYGFLRFSLPMLPEASVYFSTLMLALSALAIVYGGLLALAQDDLKKLVAYSSISHMGFVTLGIFALNLRGLQGSILQMFNHGVTTGALFLFVGLIYERTHSRSIADYGGLMKVAPVYTSFLALFTLSSMALPGTNSFVGELLVLSGGFAANLAIGAAAVLGALLSAAYLLGMYRKVALGPATVGARYKIRDVNGREMAAILPLAVFVLWVGLYPKPFLGIIDASVKHLLVQVHGEEGGP; from the coding sequence ATGTCGGTCCCGCTGTTGAGCCTCATCATTCTCCTGCCGGTCGCCGGGGCGGCGGTTCTGATGTTTCTCCGCAGCGAAGATGCGGTGCGGTGGACAGCGCTGGGCGTCACCGGCCTCGACCTCGCTCTCTCAATCGTCATGCTGGCCGGCTTCGACACCACCACTCACGAAATGCAGTTCACGGAGAAGCGCCCATGGGTGCCGGCGCTCGGCATCACCTATGCGCTGGGCGTCGACGGGGTAAGCGCACTCTTCGTGTTCCTGACGGCGCTGTTGGGCTCGACATCGGTGCTCGCCTCATGGACGGCGATCGAGAGCAAAGTGAAGGAGTTCATGATCAGTCTCCTGGTCATGCAGGCGCTGATGCTGGGAGTCTTCTGCGCGCTCGACCTCTTCCTGTTCTACGTCTTCTGGGAGGCGATGCTGATCCCGATGTACCTGATCATCGGCATCTGGGGCGGCGACGGGCGGATCTATGCGGCATTCAAATTCTTCCTCTACACGCTGGCGGGCAGCCTCCTGTTCCTGATCGGCGTCATCGTGCTCTATTTCCAGGGTGGCGAGACCTTCGACATTCTGGCCCTGACGGCGCAGGATCTGCCGTTCCCGGTCCAGTCCTGGCTGTTCTTCGCCTTCCTGATCGCCTTCGCCGTCAAGGTGCCGATGGTCCCGGTCCATACCTGGCTGCCGGACGCCCATGTGCAGGCGCCGACGGCGGGCAGCATCATCCTCGCCGGCGTGCTCCTGAAGATGGGCGCCTACGGGTTCCTGCGGTTCTCGCTGCCGATGCTGCCGGAGGCGTCGGTGTATTTTTCGACGCTGATGCTGGCGCTTTCCGCGCTCGCGATCGTTTATGGAGGCTTGCTTGCACTGGCGCAGGACGACTTGAAGAAGCTGGTCGCCTATTCCAGCATCAGCCACATGGGGTTCGTCACGCTCGGGATCTTCGCGCTGAACCTGCGCGGCCTTCAGGGCAGCATCCTGCAAATGTTCAACCATGGCGTCACGACGGGCGCGCTGTTCCTCTTCGTCGGCCTCATCTATGAGCGAACCCATAGCCGCAGCATCGCCGACTATGGCGGACTGATGAAGGTGGCGCCGGTCTACACTTCGTTCCTGGCGCTGTTCACCTTGTCGTCGATGGCGCTGCCGGGGACGAATTCCTTTGTGGGCGAGTTGCTGGTGCTGTCTGGCGGGTTTGCGGCGAACCTCGCCATCGGCGCTGCCGCCGTATTGGGCGCCTTGCTGAGCGCAGCCTATCTGCTCGGCATGTACAGGAAAGTCGCGCTTGGTCCGGCCACGGTCGGCGCCCGATACAAGATACGCGACGTGAACGGCCGCGAGATGGCTGCAATCCTGCCGCTCGCCGTCTTCGTGCTCTGGGTCGGGCTTTATCCGAAGCCCTTTCTCGGCATCATCGACGCCTCGGTGAAGCATCTGCTGGTGCAGGTGCACGGTGAGGAGGGCGGCCCATGA
- a CDS encoding Na(+)/H(+) antiporter subunit D encodes MTDFIHPALIFILGALPIPFLSGTVRKTYLVVVPSLAILAVLTMQPGSYGAMEFIGQNLQIAKVDKLSIVFATVFTMMALIGTVYALHLREAGQHVAAFLYVGSALGVVFAGDYLTLYLFWEGMAFASAYLVFAQGGEQAIRAAFRYLMVHITGGLALLGGILLHGAATGSLLFGPIEGGMGAGTYLILAGFLLNAAVPPLNAWLTDAYPEATVTGAVFMSAFTTKTAVYVLARAFPGVELLVWLGTVMALYGVIYAVLENDCRRLLAYHIVSQVGYMVAGVGIGTELAVNGSTSHAFAHILYKALLFMGAGAVIYVTGRRKLTELGGLYKSMPITVALYMIGAFAISAFPFFSGFVSKSMVVAAAGQDHRALVMLALTMASSGTFLHTGLKLPYYMFYGTDRGLVAREPPGNMLVAMGMAAALCIAIGVFPGPLYALLPYQVDFEPYTGAHITESLGILMFTALGFAVFLRALDPENTISIDTDWFYRKGARYFMWLAERPLARYEKAVSGVSETAVLPFLHGSARAGLRLDLGGVDGVVNGIARSILDGGGVLRRLQTGVVTHYALAMIAGLSAAIVVFAVVWR; translated from the coding sequence ATGACTGACTTCATCCATCCGGCCCTGATCTTCATTCTCGGCGCTTTGCCGATCCCCTTTCTTTCTGGGACGGTCCGCAAGACCTATCTGGTCGTCGTCCCGTCGCTGGCGATCCTCGCTGTACTCACGATGCAGCCGGGCAGCTATGGCGCGATGGAGTTCATCGGCCAGAACCTCCAGATTGCGAAGGTCGACAAGCTGAGCATCGTCTTCGCCACCGTCTTCACCATGATGGCGCTGATCGGCACGGTCTATGCGCTGCACCTGAGGGAAGCCGGCCAGCACGTGGCGGCCTTCCTTTATGTCGGCAGCGCGCTTGGTGTGGTGTTCGCCGGCGACTACCTGACGCTCTACCTGTTCTGGGAAGGCATGGCGTTCGCCTCTGCCTATCTGGTCTTTGCCCAAGGCGGAGAGCAGGCGATCCGCGCGGCCTTCCGCTATCTGATGGTCCATATCACCGGCGGCCTTGCCCTGCTCGGCGGCATCCTTCTCCATGGAGCCGCTACCGGCTCGCTGCTTTTCGGCCCGATCGAGGGGGGAATGGGTGCGGGCACCTACCTGATCCTCGCCGGGTTCCTGCTGAACGCGGCGGTGCCGCCGCTCAATGCATGGCTAACCGACGCCTATCCGGAGGCGACCGTCACCGGCGCGGTGTTCATGAGCGCCTTCACCACCAAGACGGCCGTCTACGTGCTGGCGCGGGCGTTTCCGGGCGTCGAGCTTCTGGTCTGGCTCGGCACCGTGATGGCGCTCTACGGCGTCATCTACGCTGTGTTGGAAAATGACTGTCGGCGGCTGCTTGCCTATCACATCGTCAGCCAGGTTGGCTACATGGTGGCGGGCGTCGGCATCGGCACCGAGCTGGCGGTGAACGGATCGACCAGCCATGCCTTCGCCCATATCCTTTACAAGGCGCTCCTGTTCATGGGCGCCGGGGCGGTGATCTATGTCACCGGCCGGCGCAAGCTCACCGAGCTCGGCGGGCTCTACAAATCGATGCCGATCACCGTGGCGCTCTACATGATCGGCGCCTTCGCAATATCCGCATTTCCGTTCTTCTCGGGCTTTGTCAGCAAGTCGATGGTGGTTGCGGCCGCCGGGCAGGATCATCGGGCGTTGGTGATGCTGGCGTTGACCATGGCCTCGTCGGGGACCTTCCTGCACACCGGGCTCAAGCTGCCCTATTACATGTTCTATGGCACCGACCGGGGGCTCGTGGCACGCGAGCCGCCCGGCAACATGCTGGTTGCGATGGGCATGGCGGCGGCGCTCTGTATCGCGATCGGGGTGTTCCCCGGGCCGCTCTACGCGCTTCTGCCGTATCAGGTCGACTTCGAGCCCTATACGGGTGCCCACATCACCGAGAGCCTCGGAATCCTGATGTTCACCGCATTGGGCTTCGCCGTTTTCCTGAGAGCGCTCGATCCCGAAAACACGATCAGCATCGACACCGACTGGTTCTATCGCAAAGGTGCGCGGTACTTCATGTGGCTCGCCGAAAGGCCGCTTGCGCGCTACGAGAAGGCGGTGAGCGGCGTGTCCGAGACAGCGGTGCTGCCCTTCCTGCACGGCTCGGCGCGGGCGGGGCTCAGGCTCGATCTCGGCGGTGTCGATGGCGTCGTGAACGGGATTGCTCGTTCGATCCTCGACGGCGGCGGGGTGCTGCGGCGGTTGCAGACCGGTGTGGTCACCCACTACGCGCTGGCGATGATCGCCGGTCTGAGCGCGGCAATCGTCGTTTTCGCCGTGGTCTGGCGGTGA
- a CDS encoding winged helix-turn-helix transcriptional regulator, protein MQDHGGYGQFCPVSMASEIICSRWTTLIVRELLCGSTHFNELRRGLPKISPALLSKRLKELQQAGVIAVERLDNGATKYRLSEAGEELRPVIIGLGNWAQRWIESRLSLKNLDPSLLMWDIRRNVQTDHLPRRRSAIQFLYPELPAGRRAWWLVVEDGTVDVCNFDPGYEIDLVVTTSLRTMTAIWMGLTTVKDEVAAGTLDVEGDRKIAEPMQDWLGLSIFAKVPRRVQ, encoded by the coding sequence ATGCAGGACCACGGCGGCTATGGGCAGTTTTGCCCCGTATCCATGGCGTCCGAGATAATCTGCTCACGATGGACCACGCTGATCGTGAGGGAGTTGCTGTGCGGCTCGACCCACTTCAATGAACTCCGGCGCGGACTTCCAAAGATCTCGCCTGCCCTTCTTTCCAAGCGGCTGAAGGAACTCCAACAGGCCGGCGTCATTGCCGTCGAACGGCTGGACAACGGCGCGACCAAATATCGTCTTTCGGAAGCGGGCGAAGAGCTCAGGCCGGTGATCATCGGGCTGGGAAATTGGGCGCAGCGCTGGATCGAATCGCGGCTCTCGCTCAAGAATCTCGACCCCTCGCTGCTGATGTGGGACATCCGCCGCAATGTTCAGACCGATCATCTGCCCCGGCGGCGCTCAGCGATTCAATTTCTGTATCCCGAGCTGCCGGCGGGTCGGCGGGCGTGGTGGCTGGTGGTCGAAGACGGCACCGTGGACGTCTGCAATTTCGATCCGGGTTATGAAATCGATCTCGTCGTCACGACCTCACTGCGCACGATGACGGCGATCTGGATGGGCCTCACGACCGTCAAGGACGAGGTCGCGGCCGGCACCTTGGATGTCGAGGGCGATCGCAAGATAGCGGAACCGATGCAAGATTGGCTCGGCCTCAGCATCTTTGCCAAGGTCCCCCGCCGCGTTCAATGA
- a CDS encoding monovalent cation/H+ antiporter subunit D family protein — translation MDPVTSIRPLLAIAVAGLAALTILLLHNREKLRDLVSPAAAIVMFAIVASMAPTVLSGGTVDLRLFEILPGVDFAFRADALGMVFATVSSLLWIVAAVYSIGYMRHLHEHAQTRFFACFATSLAAAVGGAFAANLFTLVIFYEVLSLVTYPLVYHHEDEEGWTGSRKYLVYLMGASKSALLAALALTYQIAGSLDFVAGGLLAGVDASAALLTAVYFCYLFGFAKAAVMPMHAWLPAAMVAPTPVSALLHAVAVVKMGVFCVLRVVFDVFGVGLVGKLGLGIATAYLVSFTILMASIYALTRDDLKARLAYSTVSQLSYIVLGAVLLSPVAMVGGIIHIAAHAFSKITLFFCAGSIYCASGKRNISDMAGIGRRLPWTMGAFFVASLSMIGIPPTAGFVSKWYLAQGSVEAGQVAFLAVLLTSSILNAAYFLPVSYAAFFEAEPEESRAAVREIPMVTIPLVATAILSVLMGIFPGYFLTLADGVVR, via the coding sequence TTGGACCCGGTGACATCAATCCGGCCCCTGCTTGCCATCGCCGTCGCGGGTCTGGCGGCACTGACAATTCTCCTCCTACACAATCGCGAGAAGCTCCGCGATCTCGTCTCCCCGGCGGCGGCGATCGTGATGTTCGCGATTGTCGCCTCCATGGCGCCCACGGTACTTTCGGGCGGGACCGTCGATTTGCGCCTGTTCGAGATACTGCCGGGCGTCGATTTCGCCTTCAGGGCCGATGCGCTCGGCATGGTGTTCGCCACTGTCTCGTCGCTTCTATGGATCGTGGCCGCGGTCTATTCCATCGGCTACATGCGGCACTTGCACGAGCACGCGCAGACACGGTTCTTCGCCTGCTTCGCGACCAGTCTCGCGGCCGCCGTCGGGGGCGCCTTCGCCGCCAATCTGTTCACGCTGGTCATATTCTACGAGGTGCTGAGCCTGGTTACCTATCCGCTCGTCTACCACCACGAGGACGAGGAGGGCTGGACCGGCAGCCGCAAATATCTCGTCTATTTGATGGGGGCCTCGAAGAGCGCGCTTCTCGCCGCGCTGGCACTGACCTATCAGATCGCCGGGTCACTCGATTTCGTGGCCGGGGGCCTGCTTGCGGGCGTCGACGCCTCGGCGGCGCTGCTGACGGCCGTCTACTTCTGCTATCTCTTCGGCTTCGCCAAGGCCGCGGTGATGCCGATGCATGCGTGGCTTCCCGCCGCGATGGTGGCGCCGACACCGGTAAGCGCGCTCTTGCATGCGGTGGCCGTGGTCAAGATGGGCGTCTTCTGTGTTCTCAGGGTCGTGTTCGATGTCTTCGGCGTCGGGCTGGTCGGGAAGCTTGGGCTCGGCATAGCCACAGCCTATCTGGTCTCCTTCACGATCCTGATGGCGTCGATCTACGCGCTCACGCGGGACGATCTCAAAGCCAGGCTCGCCTATTCGACCGTCAGCCAGCTCTCCTACATCGTGCTTGGCGCGGTTCTGTTGTCGCCGGTCGCGATGGTCGGCGGGATCATCCATATTGCGGCGCATGCATTCTCCAAAATCACGCTCTTTTTTTGCGCCGGCTCGATCTATTGCGCGTCGGGAAAGCGCAACATCAGCGACATGGCCGGCATCGGCCGCAGGCTGCCCTGGACGATGGGCGCATTTTTCGTCGCGTCGCTCAGCATGATCGGGATCCCGCCGACCGCGGGCTTCGTCAGCAAGTGGTATCTGGCACAGGGCTCGGTGGAGGCGGGGCAGGTGGCGTTCCTGGCCGTGCTGCTTACGAGTTCGATCCTGAACGCCGCCTATTTCCTGCCGGTCAGCTATGCCGCCTTTTTCGAGGCGGAGCCCGAGGAGAGCCGGGCGGCGGTCCGTGAAATCCCGATGGTCACGATCCCGCTGGTGGCGACCGCCATCCTGTCGGTGCTGATGGGCATCTTCCCCGGCTATTTTCTCACGCTCGCGGATGGAGTGGTCAGATGA
- the nuoK gene encoding NADH-quinone oxidoreductase subunit NuoK encodes MVPLWSYILLGVVLFVIGAAGVLLRRNILVVLMSLELLLNSVNINFIAFGRHYDDFRGQIFAIFVIAITAAEVAVALGILVALVRNKSTLKVDDVTMMKG; translated from the coding sequence ATGGTGCCGCTCTGGTCGTACATTCTGCTCGGCGTGGTCCTCTTCGTGATCGGAGCGGCAGGCGTGTTGCTCAGGCGCAATATCCTGGTCGTGCTGATGTCGCTGGAGTTGCTGCTCAACTCGGTCAACATCAACTTCATCGCCTTCGGGCGTCACTATGACGATTTCCGCGGGCAGATCTTCGCGATCTTCGTCATTGCGATCACTGCGGCGGAGGTTGCCGTCGCCCTCGGCATCCTTGTCGCCCTCGTGAGGAACAAGTCCACCCTCAAGGTCGACGATGTGACCATGATGAAAGGATAG
- a CDS encoding acyl-CoA dehydrogenase family protein yields MHASTNAAAVVEEDDGRTSRSVRIASRLVPTLEGNAASADETDDFVRENYALLKESGLVEAGVPGELGGGGADLEELAAMLRTLAHACGSTALAFAMHTHQVAIPAWRWRHQGVAAVEPLLKRVAQERIILLSSGGSDWIGGSGRAEKVDGGYRITARKAFTSGAEAGNILMTGAIHEDEDGQRKVIHFGVPMTAPEVRIENTWRTLGMRGTGSNDVVIDKLFVADGSVAFSRTAGEWHPVFQIIATIAFPLIYAVYLGIAESARDIAIEMARKRPAAEHLLHLAGRMDTSLRAAQLAHRSMIETAQRNEPSADSVNEVMIGRALVARHAIEATELAMELAGGAAFYRSAGLERRFRDIQGARYHPLQPAAQARYAGAMALGQSVAEIF; encoded by the coding sequence ATGCACGCTTCGACGAATGCCGCAGCCGTCGTGGAGGAGGATGACGGTCGCACCTCGCGCTCCGTCAGGATCGCCAGCCGATTGGTTCCGACCCTTGAAGGAAACGCCGCGTCGGCAGACGAGACAGACGACTTCGTGCGCGAAAACTATGCGCTGCTGAAGGAATCCGGTCTCGTGGAGGCCGGAGTTCCCGGCGAGCTCGGCGGGGGCGGCGCGGATCTCGAAGAGCTTGCGGCCATGCTCAGGACGCTCGCGCACGCCTGCGGATCGACGGCGCTCGCCTTCGCCATGCACACCCATCAGGTCGCTATTCCCGCTTGGCGCTGGCGGCACCAGGGTGTCGCCGCGGTCGAACCGCTGCTCAAAAGGGTGGCACAGGAACGCATCATCCTTCTTTCCAGCGGCGGATCGGACTGGATCGGCGGCTCCGGCCGCGCTGAGAAGGTAGATGGCGGCTACCGCATCACCGCGCGAAAGGCGTTTACCTCGGGAGCGGAGGCCGGCAACATTCTGATGACGGGGGCGATTCACGAAGATGAGGACGGCCAACGCAAGGTCATCCATTTCGGCGTGCCGATGACTGCGCCGGAGGTAAGGATAGAGAACACCTGGCGCACGCTGGGCATGCGCGGCACAGGCTCGAACGACGTGGTCATCGACAAGCTGTTCGTCGCCGACGGCAGCGTTGCGTTTTCGAGGACGGCCGGCGAGTGGCATCCCGTGTTTCAGATCATCGCGACGATCGCCTTTCCATTGATTTACGCGGTCTATCTGGGGATTGCGGAAAGCGCCCGTGACATCGCGATTGAGATGGCCCGCAAGCGACCCGCGGCGGAGCATTTGCTGCATCTGGCCGGCCGCATGGACACCAGCCTGCGGGCGGCGCAGCTTGCCCATCGCTCGATGATCGAGACCGCTCAACGGAACGAACCGTCGGCAGATAGCGTCAACGAGGTGATGATCGGCCGGGCACTGGTCGCACGCCATGCGATAGAGGCGACGGAGCTGGCGATGGAACTTGCCGGCGGCGCGGCCTTCTATCGCTCCGCCGGGCTCGAGCGGCGCTTTCGCGACATCCAGGGCGCCCGCTACCATCCGCTTCAACCGGCCGCACAAGCGCGCTATGCCGGCGCGATGGCGCTCGGACAATCCGTCGCGGAGATATTCTGA